In the genome of Mesorhizobium sp. NBSH29, the window TGCGCCTGCAGGCACGAGAGGGCAGACCGACGGCCATTGGCGAAGCGCGCTCCACTATGTCGGGGTTTTATCTGGGGCTTGGCATCTGCTGTCTGCTTACCGCGCAGCCTTGGCTTTATATGGGGCTTGGGTTTTCTTGGGCGTTCACCGCCTTCGGCCGCCTCATCTCGATGATGTCGGATGGCGCCAACACGCCCTATAACTGGCTGCGATTTGCAATCGAAGGCATCCTTGCCGCACTTTCTCTGGTTTTTGTGTTTGGCTTGATCCCCTGATTCCCGAAGAGTCATCCCGCAACCTGGCGGGACTGCGACAAAACTGCCTGAAATCCACGCCTTCCAGCGTGTTGCGATGACGAAAAGCCTGTGCTAGACGGCAAGCGACTTCGGTCGGGGGAGGTCGCCAAAATCTCCTGCGACAGTAAAACCTTCAACAAGGTCAAAGATTTAGCCAGAGTTCGGTACTCGCGCCATAATCTTGAGACCTGTCAGACGAGAGAAAAGACGGTCCGTGGCCCAGTCCAACTCGCCAATCTCCGGTGTTGCAGAGCGTTACGCGGGATCGCTGTTCGATCTCGCCGCCCAATCCGGTACGATTGCCGAAGTTGAAGCCAATCTCGGCCGCTTCGAAGCTTTACTGGAAGGCAGCGCTGATCTCGACCGCCTGATGAAGAGCCCCGTTTTCTCTGCCCAAGACCAATTGCGTGCCATTTCTGCCATTGCCGACAAGGCAAAAATAGGCGGACTGGTTGGTAATTTCCTGCGTGTCGTAGCCAGGAACCGTCGCCTTTTTGCCGTGCCCGGCATGATCCGCGCATTCCGCCGGATCGCAGCCGAGCACCGCGGCGAAGTGGCTGCCGATGTAACGTCGGCACATACGCTGACCGCCGCGCAACAAACCGAACTGAAGGCCGCGCTGAAGAGCGTTGCCGGCAAGGATGTGTCGATTTCCGTGATCGTTGATCCCTCGCTTCTCGGCGGGATCGTGGTGCGGATGGGCTCACGCCAGATCGACACGTCGCTCAAAACCAAACTCAATTCGCTCAAGCTTGCACTGAAAGAGGTCGGCTGATGGATATCCGCGCCGCGGAAATTTCCGCAATCCTGAAAGATCAGATCAAGAATTTTGGCAAGGAGGCAGAAGTCTCCGAAGTTGGCCAGGTTCTCTCCGTTGGCGACGGTATCGCCCGCGTCCACGGTCTCGACAACGTCCAGGCGGGCGAAATGGTCGAGTTCCCGGGCGGCATCCGTGGCATGGCGCTGAACCTTGAAGTCGACAATGTCGGCGTCGTCATCTTCGGTGCCGACCGTGACATTAAAGAAGGCGACACCGTTAAGCGCACCGGCGCCATCGTCGACGCCCCTGTCGGTCCAGGACTGCTTGGCCGCGTCGTTGACGCTCTCGGCAACCCTATCGATGGGAAGGGCCCGATCAAGGCCGTCGAGCGTCGCCGCGTCGACGTCAAGGCGCCTGGCATCATTCCCCGCAAGTCGGTGCATGAACCTATGTCGACCGGCCTCAAGGCCATCGACGCCCTGATCCCGGTTGGCCGCGGCCAGCGCGAGTTGGTCATCGGCGATCGCCAGACCGGCAAGACCGCAATCCTCCTCGACACCATCCTGAACCAGAAAGCGGTTCACGAGAGTGGGCCCGAGAGCGAAAAACTTTATTGCGTCTATGTGGCCATAGGCCAGAAGCGCTCCACTGTTGCCCAGTTTGTGAAGGTGCTTGAAGAGCGCGGTGCGCTTGAATACTCCATCATTGTGGCAGCTACGGCTTCTGATCCGGCACCGATGCAGTTCCTCGCACCCTTCACCGCCTGCACCATGGGTGAGTATTTCCGCGACAACGGCCAGCACGCGCTGATTGGCTATGACGATCTGTCCAAGCAGGCTGTTGCCTACCGTCAGATGTCGCTCCTGCTGCGCCGCCCGCCAGGCCGCGAAGCCTATCCCGGCGACGTTTTCTATCTTCACTCGCGTCTGCTCGAGCGGGCCGCGAAGCTCAATGATGATCAAGGCAACGGTTCGTTGACCGCGCTTCCGGTCATTGAAACGCAGGCTAACGACGTTTCGGCCTATATTCCGACCAACGTGATCTCGATCACGGACGGCCAGATCTTCCTCGAGACCAATCTCTTTTTCCAGGGCATCCGTCCTGCGGTGAACGTCGGTCTGTCGGTGTCGCGCGTCGGATCAGCTGCTCAGGTCAAGGCGATGAAACAGGTTGCTGGCTCGATTAAAGGCGAGCTCGCCCAGTATCGCGAAATGGCTGCCTTCGCGCAGTTCGGTTCCGATCTGGATGCGGCAACCCAGCGCCTGCTGAACCGCGGTGCACGTTTGACCGAGCTTTTGAAGCAGCCACAGTTCTCGCCACTCAAGATGGAAGAACAAGTTGCGGTCATCTTCGCAGGCGTCAACGGCTATTTGGACAAGATCGAGGTCAACCAGGTTGGCAAGTTCGAGCAGGGTTTACTTTCCCACATGCGCTCGGACGGCAAGAAGGTTCTCGACGCTATCCGCAAGGATAAAGCGTTGTCGGACGATCTGCGCGCCAAATTGAAGGCCGAGATCGATACCTTCGCCAAGAACTTCGCCTGAGGCTGGAAAAACGGATCAGGGTTGAGGCATGGCTTCACTAAAAGACCTTCGCAATCGCATCGCTTCCGTGAAGGCGACGCAGAAGATCACCAAGGCGATGCAGATGGTCGCCGCGGCGAAACTTCGGCGTGCCCAGGAGGCGGCTGAGGCGGCTCGTCCTTATTCGCAGCGGATGGCCTCGGTTCTGGCCAATATCGCTGAGGCTGTGGGCGGTGGCGGCGAGGCGCCGGCGTTGATGACCGGCACCGGCAAGAGCGATGTGCATTTGCTCGTCGTCTGCACCGCCGAGCGTGGCCTGTGCGGTGGCTTCAACTCGCAGATCGCGCGCTTTGCCCGCGAGCATGCCCGCAGGCTGATCGCCGAGGGCAAGACGGTGAAGATGATTACCGTCGGCAAAAAGGGCTTTGACATTCTGCGCCGCGACTACAGCCGCCTGATTATCGACCGCGTCGACCTGCGTGAAGTCAAGACATTGGGCTTTGCTAATGCTGACGCAATTGCCCGCAAGGTCATCGGCATGTTCAATGCGGGTGAATTCGACGTCTGCACTCTGTTCTATTCAGAGTTCAAATCGGTCATCAGCCAGGTTCCCACGGCACAGCAGCTTATACCTGCCACAGCGCCATTGGTCGCGAAAGCAGAAGCCGCCGATGGCGCCGTCTATGATTACGAGCCGGAGCCGGGCGAAATTTTGGGAGATTTGATCCCGCGCAACATTGCGGTCCAGATTTTCCGCGCGTTGCTTGAAAATGCGGCTGGCGAGATGGGCGCGAAAATGTCTGCTATGGACAATGCGACGCGCAACGCCGGCGACATGATCAACAAGCTGTCGATCACCTACAACCGGCAGCGGCAAGCACAGATTACAAAAGAACTGATCGAGATTATTTCAGGCGCCGAGGCGCTCTAGCCGCGGGCACGGGACCGAGCGCCCGCCTGCGACGAAGAAACGGACGAAAAGGGTAGATAATATGGCGAAAGCAGCGACCCCCAAGACGGCAGCGCCGGCAAAAGCCGCCGCGCCTAAAGCAGTATCCAAGGCAGCGGCGAAGCCCGCAGTCGCGAATAAGACAGCGCCGGCGAAGGCATCTGCGGCAACCAAGTCCGCACCGGTAAAGCGTGCCAGTGCCACAGGCGCTCAGGGCAAAGTTCGACAGGTCATCGGCGCCGTTGTTGACGTGCAGTTCGAGGAAGGAAACCTTCCCGCGATCCTGAACGCGCTGGAGACCGAAAACGTCGGTAACCGCCTCATCCTCGAGGTTGCGCAGCATCTAGGCGAAAACACCGTACGCACCATCGCGATGGACTCGACCGAAGGTCTGGTTCGTGGCCAGATCGTGTTCGACACCGGTGCACCGATCACCGTGCCTGTGGGTCCCGAAATGCTGGGGCGCATCATCAACGTCATTGGTGAACCGGTCGACGAGGAAGGCCCTATCAAGGCAACCCAAGTACGCTCTATCCATCAGCCAGCTCCTGAATATATCGAGCAGTCGACGGAAGCGGAGATCCTCATCACGGGCATCAAGGTTCTTGACCTGCTGGCACCCTACGCCAAGGGCGGCAAGATTGGCCTGTTCGGGGGCGCCGGTGTTGGCAAGACCGTTCTGATCCAGGAACTGATCAACAACATTGCCAAGGCGCATGGCGGCTATTCCGTATTCGCCGGCGTCGGCGAACGCACCCGCGAAGGCAACGATCTCTATCACGAGTTCATTGAATCCGGCGTCAACAAGAAGGGCGGCGGTGAAGGCTCCAAGGCTGCACTTGTCTACGGCCAGATGAACGAGCCGCCCGGTGCACGTGCCCGTGTCGGCCTGACCGGCTTGACGGTTGCCGAATATTTCCGCGATGAAGGTCAGGACGTTCTGTTCTTCGTCGACAACATTTTCCGCTTCACGCAGGCAGGTTCGGAAGTTTCGGCTCTTCTTGGCCGTATCCCTTCTGCCGTGGGCTATCAGCCAACGCTTGCCACCGACATGGGCGCGCTGCAGGAACGCATCACGACCACAACTAAGGGTTCGATCACGTCCGTGCAGGCCATTTACGTGCCCGCCGACGATTTGAC includes:
- a CDS encoding AGROH133_08824 family phage infection protein; translated protein: MALSFPWPTTEGEWLAWTSAAITVAFGLMLMFAPRLSFRLLRLQAREGRPTAIGEARSTMSGFYLGLGICCLLTAQPWLYMGLGFSWAFTAFGRLISMMSDGANTPYNWLRFAIEGILAALSLVFVFGLIP
- a CDS encoding F0F1 ATP synthase subunit delta, with the protein product MAQSNSPISGVAERYAGSLFDLAAQSGTIAEVEANLGRFEALLEGSADLDRLMKSPVFSAQDQLRAISAIADKAKIGGLVGNFLRVVARNRRLFAVPGMIRAFRRIAAEHRGEVAADVTSAHTLTAAQQTELKAALKSVAGKDVSISVIVDPSLLGGIVVRMGSRQIDTSLKTKLNSLKLALKEVG
- the atpA gene encoding F0F1 ATP synthase subunit alpha, which codes for MDIRAAEISAILKDQIKNFGKEAEVSEVGQVLSVGDGIARVHGLDNVQAGEMVEFPGGIRGMALNLEVDNVGVVIFGADRDIKEGDTVKRTGAIVDAPVGPGLLGRVVDALGNPIDGKGPIKAVERRRVDVKAPGIIPRKSVHEPMSTGLKAIDALIPVGRGQRELVIGDRQTGKTAILLDTILNQKAVHESGPESEKLYCVYVAIGQKRSTVAQFVKVLEERGALEYSIIVAATASDPAPMQFLAPFTACTMGEYFRDNGQHALIGYDDLSKQAVAYRQMSLLLRRPPGREAYPGDVFYLHSRLLERAAKLNDDQGNGSLTALPVIETQANDVSAYIPTNVISITDGQIFLETNLFFQGIRPAVNVGLSVSRVGSAAQVKAMKQVAGSIKGELAQYREMAAFAQFGSDLDAATQRLLNRGARLTELLKQPQFSPLKMEEQVAVIFAGVNGYLDKIEVNQVGKFEQGLLSHMRSDGKKVLDAIRKDKALSDDLRAKLKAEIDTFAKNFA
- a CDS encoding F0F1 ATP synthase subunit gamma, whose product is MASLKDLRNRIASVKATQKITKAMQMVAAAKLRRAQEAAEAARPYSQRMASVLANIAEAVGGGGEAPALMTGTGKSDVHLLVVCTAERGLCGGFNSQIARFAREHARRLIAEGKTVKMITVGKKGFDILRRDYSRLIIDRVDLREVKTLGFANADAIARKVIGMFNAGEFDVCTLFYSEFKSVISQVPTAQQLIPATAPLVAKAEAADGAVYDYEPEPGEILGDLIPRNIAVQIFRALLENAAGEMGAKMSAMDNATRNAGDMINKLSITYNRQRQAQITKELIEIISGAEAL
- the atpD gene encoding F0F1 ATP synthase subunit beta: MAKAATPKTAAPAKAAAPKAVSKAAAKPAVANKTAPAKASAATKSAPVKRASATGAQGKVRQVIGAVVDVQFEEGNLPAILNALETENVGNRLILEVAQHLGENTVRTIAMDSTEGLVRGQIVFDTGAPITVPVGPEMLGRIINVIGEPVDEEGPIKATQVRSIHQPAPEYIEQSTEAEILITGIKVLDLLAPYAKGGKIGLFGGAGVGKTVLIQELINNIAKAHGGYSVFAGVGERTREGNDLYHEFIESGVNKKGGGEGSKAALVYGQMNEPPGARARVGLTGLTVAEYFRDEGQDVLFFVDNIFRFTQAGSEVSALLGRIPSAVGYQPTLATDMGALQERITTTTKGSITSVQAIYVPADDLTDPAPATSFAHLDATTTLNRSIAEKGIYPAVDPLDSTSRMLDPLVVGEEHYAVARAVQQTLQRYKSLQDIIAILGMDELSEEDKLTVARARKIERFLSQPFFVAEVFTGAPGKLVDLADTIKGFKGLVAGEYDHLPEVAFYMVGTIEEAVEKAQKLAAEAA